TTTCATATCAGCATCCTTGATCTTTTCCACATTCGCAGAAATCAGTTTCCATTTCCACCAAATTCGTCTGTGTACAGCTCTTCACTAAATCCAAATAAAACCTTGTCATCCTTGAAGACCACCGGCCTCCTGATCAGATTCGGATCTTCTGCCATGAGCCGAATGGCTGTTTCTCGGTCCGGTAAATTGAGCTTCATTTTGTGCTCCCGGTACGGTTTGCTCCTCGGGTTTAGATAGGGCCGGATCGAATCATGGCCAATTATCTTTTCCAGGTCTTCCGTTGAAAAAGGGGTCTTAATGAGATCGATTTCTTTAAAAGCCACTCCGTGGGCCTCAAGCCATTCCCGTGCTTTTTTACAGGTTCCGCAGGTCTTCTTACTTACAGTAGAATAAAATCTCGCTCATTGCAAAAAATCCTCATCTTAATGGGAAATTTTTAGGCTCACCAGTACACCGTCGCGAATGGGGTTAATGCTTGAAATGAGTTTGGGATGAGAAAAAACCAGTTTATTAAAATCTTTGATGGCCTGGGTTAATTCATCCGGGTTCTCGTCAGTAACGGTTCCCTTTCGTAAAACATTATCGGCCATAAACAACCCGCCTACCCGAAGCAGAGGGAAGGCCTTTTCGAAGGCTTCACTATATTGATTTTTCTTAATATCCATAAAAATGATGTCAAACGGCCCCTCCATCCGATCCAGGGTTTGCAGGGCGTCGCCCACTTCGTACCGGATGACTCCCGCCGCCACATCATCATCGGCAAAATATTTTTCACAAAGAAATAGATTTTCCTCCGCCAGATCGGTGCAAATGACCTTCCCGTCCTTCCCAACGGCTTTTGCAAACCAATACGCCGAATAGCCATATCCGGAGCCCAATTCCAAGACCCGCTTGGCCCCAATGATTTTGGCCATCTGGAACAAAAAATGCCCGACCAGCGGCCCGACAATCGGGAACTTGTGTTCGCGCCCGTAGGCTTCCATTTCCTTCGTTTTGGCATCCCCTGTCGGAATCAGCTCGTACAAATAGTTTTCAACAGCAGCATCCAGGATCATGGCGTTTTCCTCCTCTTTTGAATGCGCAGCGTGTTTCTTATGCTAATAAGATAATAAAAATTATAGAAGAAATCAACTGAGGTTCACATTTCCATCCAGGGAAAGCTGAGATACTGAAAAATCAAAATCAGGCCTAAAAATGCCCTTTTTGAAATGCCTTATTCCAAAAAAAAGGGCGGTTTTCCAACCGCCCTTTTCCACATAACCGCAACACGTCTCTTTTCCTGTTCGCCCGCTTTATAATGTCCCGGCTCACAGCAGGGTTGAAAGCGCTGTTAAGCGGCGCTAAAACGGACAAGGGATCAGTCCTGTTTTTAATCGTAAAGCGGAACGACCTTCAGGTTGTTGATAATCTTTTTCACTCCCGAAACGCGCTTAAACTCTTTTTCAATCATATTTTTGACATACAGGGTACTGCAATTTCCGGTAAGCGTAACCACGCCATTTTTCACCGTAAATTTTGCATTTTTCTCCAGCGGAAACTGATCTTTCATAATTTCGCTAAAAATAAACCTCAAATTGCTGTCGCTGACCGCCTTTTTGGGAGGCAGGACAACGATGTTATTAACAATGCCCTTAACGCCCTCTTGCCAGGACGCCACGGTCTCAGCCGCAATCTTTTCGCGCTGATAGCTCACTTCCCCGCTTAAAAACACAATTCCATTATCTACATGGACCTTTATTCGATCCGGTTCCAATATGGAGCCGACCCGCTTCAATTCAATGATTACATTCGATTCAATCATGTCATCCGGAACGGTCGGCGTATTCACAACCAGCAAATTCTCAATATCCTTTACACCCCTCACTCGTGATACAATATCATAAATACGATATTTATCATAAAGGGTATTGACCTGCCCCTCAATTTTAACTACTCCATCGCCAGTGACCGTAATTCTGAACTCCTGCGGATAATATCTGGCAATAGCGTTTATCACCCTTGCTTCCAATTGTTTATTCGTTGTTTTGGCAAGCGTGACCTGATACGCTCCGAATAAAAAAGCAACGGTCATCATAACCACCAGCACCCTCAACGGCATGGAATAGCGCTTCATGATTCTGCCCTCCCTTTTTGTGATAGGTTGTCTTTTTTGAAGTTACGATAATTAAACGATTTCTTTTTTAAGAGGTTCCCCTTTTTCCGCATAGCCTGCCCCACAAAACCAACATCCAAAATTATCGCTTCCAAAACAAAAACTATTGCATATTCAAATTCAGTGTGTTATTTTAATTTAATTTTTGGAGTGTAAATGACGATCGATTTTGAAAAAATTCCATTCGCACAATTCGAGCCGGATCTGGAACACCTGCCCAATCCTATTCAGGTACTTGGTACAGGTGCTGTAGGCGGAAAAGCGCTCGGGCTGATTTTTGTCGCCAACGAAATGGAGGAAGGCGGTGTCCTCTCAGATTTTGCCGAAAGGAATATCCGCATTCCTGAAACACACGTATTAACCACTGAAATCTTTGATCGCTTTCACGAGTTCAACCGGCTAAGAGGATTATACCGTAAAGTTTCTTTTGATGAACTTGTGAAAATCTACCACGAGGCTGATTTTCCCTCCGACATTCAGGAGCAGTTCAAAGAAATTCTAAGTCAAATGGATTACCCTCTGGCCATCCGGTCATCCAGTTTAATGGAAGACAATTTGGAGTACTCGTTTGCAGGGCTTTACGTGACACTTTTTCTGGCCAATCAGGGAACTCTTTCCAATCGACTCCGGAAATTTATGGCTGCGGTCAAGCGGGTGTTCGCCAGCACGTACAACCCTTCCGTGCGGTCGTACCGCCGCAAACACGGGCTCCGTTCCGCCGACGATAAAATGGCCATTCTCGTGCAGCGGCTCATTGGGAAAAAATGTGAGAACCTCTTTTACCCCCTCTTTTCCGGTGTTGGATTCTCAAGAAATTACTACCCCTGGAACCAGCGGGTACGAGTCCAGGACGGCGTCGTCCGGCTGGTGTACGGATTGGGAACCCGGGCGGTTGGTAGAAATTACGCCCGCGTGTTTTCCCTTTCCAACCCCCAGCTCCGGCCAGAAGGGTCCATCATCCGCGACATTATTCGCTATTCTCAGGAAGTTTTTGATGCACTGGATCTGGAAACCAACGAATTGGTTAGCCTTCCGGTGACGCAGATGAAAAACAGGGATCGGGATCTGTACAAAATTGCATCCCTTCTGAAAGACGGCTCCTACCTCACGGCCATGTATCCCATGCACCTGTCTGAACGGGATTTTGTGGTCATTACATTCGATCCGATCATCAGCAGCTCGCGTTTTATGCCTTTTGTGGATATTATTCGGGATGTGCTTGTCCGCCTGGAAACGCTTTTCGGTATTCCGATAGACATTGAGTTTTCCGTCAATTTCGAAAGGGAGAACCTCTCCCAAAAAGAGGCCGGCATTTTCTATTTGCTGCAGGCGCGTCCTCTGGGGGTTCGGGAAGAGCACAAAAAGATTGAAATCCCCGACGTCCCGCGTGACCGCATTATTATTGAAGGCGGCCAACCCCTTGGAAACGGGATCAAGAAAAACATTCACCATATTATTTACATTCCGACAGGGAAATACCTGGAAGCCAATCCCTACGAAATTGCCCGTAAAATCGGGCGAATCAATCAAAAAATGTTTAAAAAGCCTTACATTCTAATTGGACCCGGGCGCTGGGGATCCAATAATCCGCAGTTGGGTATCCCGGTACGATACGGCGAAATTTCCAATGCCGCGGTTATTGTGGAAGTCGCTTCCGGCCGTCTGACGCCTGAGCTGTCCTACGGAACGCATTTTTTCGGCGATATGCTGAATGACGGGGTATTTTACATTCCGGTTTTCCCGGAACGGGGGGATTTCATCAACAAGGAATGGCTGAAATCCCAGAAAAATCTTACCCGATCGCCGGTTGTGCATCTAATTGAGGTACCTGAAGGCATTCACATTGTCGCCAGTGGGACGGAACACCGGGCATTGATTTTCAGGTAGGTTGGGGATGAACTGAATGAACGGTCTTAAACTAAAAAACCTGCCGACATTTGGTCGGAATGGCGTTCTTTTTTTTTCTTCGAAGTGCGGCCCCTTTGTGAGCATCATTTCAGGTTAAACGGAGGAGGATGAAGGTGTGGGCGAAAAGGAGCTTGTTGCTGCTCATGGTCATTTTGGGCGTCTCAACAACGGGTAGCGCTCAATATCTGAATATTCAGCAACACGCAGATTTTGGCAAGAATCGACATTACTTTACGACGACGCTGGAGGGATTGGGATTTGATGACTGGGGAAGCTGGTTCGGATTTATCGATGCAGACCACCGAAGCCTGCGCTCCGGAACCGGTTCGGCCGATTGGCAGATGGGTGTTCAGTTGGTCTACTTTGAACTGAACCGTTACTTTAATCTTTCAAAATGGCTGCCCGGCCGGTTTTTTCGGAATCTGGAAGCCACCCTTCAGTACAACGATTCACCGGCGGCCTTTATTCAACCGGCCTATCTTGCAGGAGTGGTCTGGGACAATCTTTTTCCAAGATATGTGTACGCGCATCTGGAATTTATGCTTCGCAAAGAAGAACAACAGCGGCTGGCCTGGCAGCTGACAGGGGTCTGGAACAAGGAGTTTCAGATCGGCAAAACAACCTGGAGTTTTCAGGGCTATTTTGATTACTGGAAAAACGACGCCGGCCTCTGGTGGATGTCCGAGCCCCAGCTGCTGATCAATTTGCATTCCATGGGGATCAGCAAACGCTTCTGGCTGGGAACGGAATGGGAACTGAATTGGTCGCAAAACGGACGCTACAATCAAATCAATCCAACGCTTTTTATTCGATATGATTTCAAATAGAGCGGGAAAAACCAGAACGGATTTGTGGAAATCAACCCGCGAATTTACACCAATTTACATGAATAAGAATTAGAGGAAAATCCATGGCAGCCGCGTTTTTCGCATATAAAACCCTTGAGGATTTAAAAAAGCACATTTCAGCGCTGAATCTGGACATTCCACTGGAACCCACCCTTGAAAAAATCCTTCAACCGGTGGCTGTGGCCGATCGCACCGTGGGAAACGCCCTGGCCATTCACCCCATGGAAGGAACGGACGCTGACCTGAATGGCGAGCCCGGAGAACTAACCTTCCGCCGCTGGAAACGCTACGCAGCGGGCGGCAGTAAATTGTTCTGGGGAGAGGCCACGTCCGTCACCGATGAAGGGCGGGCCAATCCCCGGCAACTGTATCTCACCCGTCAAACCTACGATTCCTTTGCCCGGTTGGTCGAAGAAACCCGTGCAGAACACCGCAGGGCCTGGGGTGATGATTCGGATTTTCTTCTGGGGTTGCAGCTTACTCATTCGGGGCGGTGGAGTTTTCAGAAACCTCTCCTGGCCGTCCATAACCCCATTGTGGATTACGTTACGTTTGTGAATCGCGAAAAGCAGCTACGGGTAGATGACTCCTACCCCGTTTTGACGGATGACTATTTGAAGGCCCTTGAAGATCAGTTTGTCTCCGCAGCGGTTCTCGCCCAACGGGCGGGATTTGATTTCGTGGACATCAAGGAGTGCCACACCTACCTGCTGGACGAGCTTCTGGGTGCCCGCTCCCGAGAGGGACTTTACGGCGGGTCCTGGGAAAACCGCACCCGTTTTATTCGAAATGTCATCACCAAAATTCGAGAGACCGCCCCCGACCTCCTCCTTGCCACCCGGTTTAATGCCTTTGACGGCATTCCCCATCTCCCGCCGGATTTGACGAACCGCCTGCTGGGTTCGGCGAAAATTGTAAACGGATTTGGAATCAATCTCCAAAATCCCGCAGAAATGGATCTGACGGAACCCCTGAAATTTGTGTCGGAAATAAAAGCATTGGGCGTAAAGATCGTGAGTGTGAGCCTGGGAAGTCCGTATTTTAATCCGCATCTGGAGCGCCCGATGGAAAAACCGGAAGTGGGCGGATATCCGCCCCCGGAACATCCTTTGTACGGCGTCGCCCGGCATTTTGAAAGTACGGCCATTTTGCAAAAGGCCCACCCCGATGTGACCCTTCTGGGGGCAGGTTACAGCTGGCTGCGACATTTTTTTGTTTACGCGGCCGAGGCCAATCTTCGGGCAGGCCGGGTGTCCATCGTGGGTACCGGCCGGGGAAGCCTGGCGTACCCCGACATGGTAAAGGATTTGTTGGAAACCGGCCGTCTTAATCCCCGTAAAGCCTGTATTGCCGATAGCCATTGCACGGACTTGATGCGGGCAAAGGGAAACGAAATGGGACAATTTGAAGCGGGCTGTGCCACGCGCGATCCTCTGTACGCAAAAGTGTACAAACAGGCTTACCCCACACGAAAAAAATAGGGTGCTGCTTTCCCCCCGCGAATGGGCACGAATGTTCGCGAACAGATAGGATTTTGATTAAATTCGTGTTCATTCGTGAAAATGAGCGGGAAATTTTTCTCGCTAATTTGCACAAATGGTTCTGATTCATTTTTTTCTTGAATTGATTCTCAAAAGTACGTATATTGCAAGTAAATCCAAACTGAGGAGGCATCTGTGGTTGTTAAGACCTTTAAACTAAAGCATCTCTCGCCTCAACAAGCCCTGAATCAGATCATGACATCCGGCGTTATTGGCTATTTGTTCAATTGGGGGCACACCATCGATGAAGAAAATAACACGATCACATTCACCATTCGCCACGGCGGCGGAGATGCTTTTATCGATGAAGAAAAACAAGCGGCTAAAAACTTGGAGGAGTTCATCAGGGCAATCGATGTTTAGCCGAAATTGATTCGTGCACAAAAACGCCGAAATTAATCTTATGGCATCTTCTTTGTGATTTGGTGGCTTTTGCGCTCTCATTCAGAACCCATCCACCAAGAATCACCACGTGATTCGTCATATAAAATCGTCTTTTCAGAAACACTCTTTGCTAAGGAAAGGGGGCTTCCTATGCTCGCCAAAACACGCAGTGCCTCTGTTTTGGGCATTGATGCATTCCTGGTTGAAGTTGAAGTCAATTTAGAAGGTAAAACTCCCTATTTTGCCCTGGTCGGCCTTCCCGACGGGGCCATCCGCGAATCCCGTGAGCGCGTGCAGGCCGCCATCAAAAATTCGGATTTCCGCTTTCCCATCAAACGCATCATTATTAATCTGGCCCCGGCCGATGTCAAAAAGGAGGGCTCTGCTTTTGATCTCCCCATCGCCATTGGGATTTTAGCCGCTTCCGGCCAGATTTCATCCGAGTACCTGGAGGATCGTCTTATTCTGGGAGAACTCTCACTGGATGGCAGTTTGCGGTCCGTTCGGGGGGCCTTATCCGTTACACTTGCTGCCCGGGAAGCCGGCTACAAGGGCCTGGTGCTTCCGGCAGAAAACGCCCGCGAGGCAGCAATGGTAAACGGAATTGATGTATTTCCGGTAGAATCCCTGGCGGAAGCCGCCGCATTTCTGAACGGCCTTTATGGCATCGATCCCTTCCATGTGAATATGGAAGACGTCTTTGCCGACCAGCGGCACTATTTAATTGATTTTCGGGATGTCCGCGGGCAGGAGCACGTGAAACGGGCTCTGGAAGTGGCCGCCGCCGGCGGACACAACATCATCATGATTGGTCCGCCCGGATCGGGCAAGACCATGCTGGCCAAACGGCTTCCCACCATCTTGCCGGATATGTCTCTGGAGGAAGCCCTGGAAACCACCAAAATTCACTCCGTGGCCGGTACGCTTTCACCCAATCAGGCATTAATCGCTACCCGCCCTTTCCGGTCACCCCACCACACCATCAGCGATGCCGGACTGATTGGCGGGGGACAAATTCCTCATCCGGGCGAGGTTAGTCTGGCGCATCATGGGGTGCTTTTCTTGGATGAACTGCCCGAATTCAAGAAAAATGTTCTGGAAGTTATGCGTCAACCCCTGGAGGACGGAAAAGTCACCATTTCCCGGGCGGCTCTTTCCATTACTTACCCGGCCAATTTCATGCTGGCCGCCGCCATGAACCCCTGCCCCTGCGGCTACCTGACCGACCCCAATCACGAATGCACCTGCACGGTGCCTCAGATTCAGCGCTACCGGGCCCGCATTTCCGGCCCCCTTCTGGATCGGATCGACATTCACGTGGAAGTTCCCGCCGTCGCGTACAAGGAGCTGGCAGGGAAACCCACCGGTGAGCCGTCTGCTGAAATCCGGGAACGCGTGATGCGGGCCAGACAGGTGCAATTGGAGCGGTTTAAGCACAGAAAAAATATGTTCTGCAATGCCCACATGGGCTCCCGCGATATCCGGGACTTTTGTAACATTGGTGAGTCCAGCCAGGAATTGATGCGTCTGGCCATTACCCGCCTGGGGCTCTCGGCCCGCGCCTACGACCGGATTTTGAAAGTGGCCCGTACCATTGCCGATCTGGAGGGAGATCCGGATATTCAACCGCCGCACATCAGTGAAGCCATTCAGTACCGCAGCCTGGACCGGGATTTCGTGGTTACAATTTAATCTCTCTCTGTGGCTCCCGGTGCTCCTCTGAGGCTCTCTGTGTAACAAAAAAAGCAACACAGAAAACCACGAGCAAAGCGAATGCCCTGTCCTCTCTCTTCGGCACTCTGTGTAACCCCGGGAACATTTTCATCATTTTTTAATAAAACTAAACGTACAAAAACAGGACAACGATGGCAACCGTTCAACTCATTCTGAAACTGCAAAACCGAATCTTCCTGAACTGGCTCAGGCGGGAATTTGCCGGTAAAACACTGGTCGAAATCGGCTTTGGTGCGTTTCTCATTGGAGTGACGGCGTTTCGTTTCCACCAGGATATCGGCTTTGCCTGGGTACACGCTTCCTCCAACGAAGTGGCTGCTGTTGTCCAGAACAGCCTGTTTGGCCTCTTTTTTCTGGCCTCTTTTTTCTTCCAGCTTACCTCCGTCAAAGCCATTCGCATTCCTTCAGGGGATGCCCTGCTGAGTCTGCCTCTGCGAGAAAAGGACATCTATCTTTTTCGGGCAAACGCCCTCCTGGCACGAATCTTTCCCTGGTTCGTTGCCGCCCTTTTCTTCTGGGGAATCGGCTGGCTGCGATTTCCACATACAGCGCCCGTCTGGCATCTTCTTCAAGCACTGGCACTCGGACTTCTTCTGGTTCTCCTGGCCGAGCTCGTCTGGACCGGTGTAATGATCATTCAACTCCTTTTCGAAAAAGTGGCGCCGTTGGCGCGCAGCCTGATTCTCTTCGGTGTTGAAATCCTGCTTTTCCTGATTCTGGCCCTCTCCCGGGAGGCAAGCCTGTTCATTTTTCATCCGGTTTTCCGCGTCTCCCCTCTCTTCTTGGCGGCTGCCGTTTTATCGGGACTCACTCTCTTTCAAATCAATTTTATCCTGTTTAAAAAGATTCTCCGACGCGAAATCCACCTCCGGCACAAAAATCCGGTAAAAATGAAATTTCTCTCTCACATCGCCAACACCCTTTTCGGAATTTTTCCCCCTCCCCTCCGGTCAATCATTCGGTTGACCATTCGTTCACAGTTTCGAACCAATTCTTTTTTCGTGGGGCTCCTGCTCATTTTTGTGATTTTGCTCCTTATCGGCTTCGAAATCAGCCATTCTGCAGTGGATTTTATCAACAACACCCTTTTCGGTGTTCTGATTCTCGAAATTACCCTGTCTGCCGCTTTTTTCGGAAATCAATTGGAAGCACAGCAAGAAATTACCTTTTACAAAAGTCAACCCCTCTCTTTCACAAAGGTCTGGTGGGGTCACACTCTGGGTATTCTGATCATTTACGAAATGCTCACCCTTCTCTATTTATTATTCATTTTGGTGACCTTTCGCCCCGTGTCCATTCCCCTCTGGTCCATAAACTTGCTCTTGCTTTTTCCGATTTTCCTCAGTATTTTACAAACAAATTTTTATCTCACTCTCTTGCAAAACGTCAAAACCGGCGAGTATTTGTACATTGCGTTCTGGGCGATGAACTGGATTTTTTGGTTTGTGTTCCCCTTCTTGCCGATTTTTTTACTGCTGGCGGGCGTATTTTCCGTCAAACCGGCCCGAACGCTATTTGAACAGGTTGAAGAATCGTGGTAACACTCAAAAATATTACCAAAACATTTGATACGTT
This portion of the Calditrichota bacterium genome encodes:
- a CDS encoding O-methyltransferase — protein: MILDAAVENYLYELIPTGDAKTKEMEAYGREHKFPIVGPLVGHFLFQMAKIIGAKRVLELGSGYGYSAYWFAKAVGKDGKVICTDLAEENLFLCEKYFADDDVAAGVIRYEVGDALQTLDRMEGPFDIIFMDIKKNQYSEAFEKAFPLLRVGGLFMADNVLRKGTVTDENPDELTQAIKDFNKLVFSHPKLISSINPIRDGVLVSLKISH
- a CDS encoding BON domain-containing protein, with the protein product MKRYSMPLRVLVVMMTVAFLFGAYQVTLAKTTNKQLEARVINAIARYYPQEFRITVTGDGVVKIEGQVNTLYDKYRIYDIVSRVRGVKDIENLLVVNTPTVPDDMIESNVIIELKRVGSILEPDRIKVHVDNGIVFLSGEVSYQREKIAAETVASWQEGVKGIVNNIVVLPPKKAVSDSNLRFIFSEIMKDQFPLEKNAKFTVKNGVVTLTGNCSTLYVKNMIEKEFKRVSGVKKIINNLKVVPLYD
- a CDS encoding phosphoenolpyruvate synthase, with the protein product MTIDFEKIPFAQFEPDLEHLPNPIQVLGTGAVGGKALGLIFVANEMEEGGVLSDFAERNIRIPETHVLTTEIFDRFHEFNRLRGLYRKVSFDELVKIYHEADFPSDIQEQFKEILSQMDYPLAIRSSSLMEDNLEYSFAGLYVTLFLANQGTLSNRLRKFMAAVKRVFASTYNPSVRSYRRKHGLRSADDKMAILVQRLIGKKCENLFYPLFSGVGFSRNYYPWNQRVRVQDGVVRLVYGLGTRAVGRNYARVFSLSNPQLRPEGSIIRDIIRYSQEVFDALDLETNELVSLPVTQMKNRDRDLYKIASLLKDGSYLTAMYPMHLSERDFVVITFDPIISSSRFMPFVDIIRDVLVRLETLFGIPIDIEFSVNFERENLSQKEAGIFYLLQARPLGVREEHKKIEIPDVPRDRIIIEGGQPLGNGIKKNIHHIIYIPTGKYLEANPYEIARKIGRINQKMFKKPYILIGPGRWGSNNPQLGIPVRYGEISNAAVIVEVASGRLTPELSYGTHFFGDMLNDGVFYIPVFPERGDFINKEWLKSQKNLTRSPVVHLIEVPEGIHIVASGTEHRALIFR
- a CDS encoding DUF5020 family protein, with product MKVWAKRSLLLLMVILGVSTTGSAQYLNIQQHADFGKNRHYFTTTLEGLGFDDWGSWFGFIDADHRSLRSGTGSADWQMGVQLVYFELNRYFNLSKWLPGRFFRNLEATLQYNDSPAAFIQPAYLAGVVWDNLFPRYVYAHLEFMLRKEEQQRLAWQLTGVWNKEFQIGKTTWSFQGYFDYWKNDAGLWWMSEPQLLINLHSMGISKRFWLGTEWELNWSQNGRYNQINPTLFIRYDFK
- a CDS encoding NADH:flavin oxidoreductase; the protein is MAAAFFAYKTLEDLKKHISALNLDIPLEPTLEKILQPVAVADRTVGNALAIHPMEGTDADLNGEPGELTFRRWKRYAAGGSKLFWGEATSVTDEGRANPRQLYLTRQTYDSFARLVEETRAEHRRAWGDDSDFLLGLQLTHSGRWSFQKPLLAVHNPIVDYVTFVNREKQLRVDDSYPVLTDDYLKALEDQFVSAAVLAQRAGFDFVDIKECHTYLLDELLGARSREGLYGGSWENRTRFIRNVITKIRETAPDLLLATRFNAFDGIPHLPPDLTNRLLGSAKIVNGFGINLQNPAEMDLTEPLKFVSEIKALGVKIVSVSLGSPYFNPHLERPMEKPEVGGYPPPEHPLYGVARHFESTAILQKAHPDVTLLGAGYSWLRHFFVYAAEANLRAGRVSIVGTGRGSLAYPDMVKDLLETGRLNPRKACIADSHCTDLMRAKGNEMGQFEAGCATRDPLYAKVYKQAYPTRKK
- a CDS encoding YifB family Mg chelatase-like AAA ATPase — translated: MLAKTRSASVLGIDAFLVEVEVNLEGKTPYFALVGLPDGAIRESRERVQAAIKNSDFRFPIKRIIINLAPADVKKEGSAFDLPIAIGILAASGQISSEYLEDRLILGELSLDGSLRSVRGALSVTLAAREAGYKGLVLPAENAREAAMVNGIDVFPVESLAEAAAFLNGLYGIDPFHVNMEDVFADQRHYLIDFRDVRGQEHVKRALEVAAAGGHNIIMIGPPGSGKTMLAKRLPTILPDMSLEEALETTKIHSVAGTLSPNQALIATRPFRSPHHTISDAGLIGGGQIPHPGEVSLAHHGVLFLDELPEFKKNVLEVMRQPLEDGKVTISRAALSITYPANFMLAAAMNPCPCGYLTDPNHECTCTVPQIQRYRARISGPLLDRIDIHVEVPAVAYKELAGKPTGEPSAEIRERVMRARQVQLERFKHRKNMFCNAHMGSRDIRDFCNIGESSQELMRLAITRLGLSARAYDRILKVARTIADLEGDPDIQPPHISEAIQYRSLDRDFVVTI